Below is a window of Humulus lupulus chromosome 2, drHumLupu1.1, whole genome shotgun sequence DNA.
GGCTTTATTATTCTGATGAAGTAATTCCAACTGAGGTGATGTTCAAACAAGCACACTATAGCCTAACATTGTAATGCTAGAAGCAGTATCTTAACTCTAGCTAAGAGCTTTCAAGCATAGCAACTATGGTGAACCACTGAACTTATCATACATTATTCTTGGGATAATGACAAGCTTCCCCAATTGGAACCAGTGGATCAGAGAGCTTACCCTTAAGAATTTGGTTAGCAATCTGAATATTTGCAGCCTGAGAATAGTGTATGCCGTCCCAACTAATATGCTTCGACGGATTCTTACAAGGATTACCATAAAGCGTTCCATTCACCATAGCTTTCTTCCCACAATCTATATGGTAGCCATAGTAACTGCCGCAACAGAACTCCATTGGACCAACAAAACCTGCCATCATAAAACCATATAAGAGTGTTATAATAAGTCGATATAAAGCATGTTCATAATACAAATATGGCTAAAAAGTATGATCATTACCAAGTCCTTTTGCTCGACTAACTATCACATATTTCGCAGAGTAGACATCAACATAGGTAAACACAGCAAGAGGGAGTTGTGTTCTGAGCTTTAAAACCATGTTCTTAAGCTGCCTATTGAACTCCTGAGCCACTGCATTTTGAGGTTTCACACACCCATTTTTGTCTAGATTACCTGCCTTTGATTTGTAATATATAACATTGTATGGTATACAACCAATAGGACCTGTGTTATGTACCCAAAAGAATCTTGCTCCCTCCTCGTATAGTTGCTGTAAAGTGGCAAACAAAGGAGAATAATTAATGGAAGATATAAATTCTGCTCATTTGAAACTAGTTTTGTCGCTAAATTACACACTTGTATTGCTTGAGATAATTGGCCAAGTATATCAGGAATGGAAGCTTGGACTTGTTTTTCACTCGAGTATTGAAAACCAATGGCCAAATCATTCTGTCCTATATCAAAAGTATATAGAGCCTTTGAGAAGTCCTCTGCTCTTGGAAGCCTGCCTTTTGAGACTAGGATTTTTCACaacagaaaacccatcatttagTAATGTCATATAAGGCATAAAGATAAAGCTTAGTATTATATAATGTGATTGAAGTTTGGTCAAGTGGGAAAAACAGAGACTCACCACTACTATTGGAAGTGAGTCGATCAGAAAGAGACTTGAAACGCATGAATTGTGCTATTTGAACCCCAAGATGAAATGGGCTATAACCTCCTTTCCGAATAGACGAACCTCCAGTGGCAAAGTTGGCACCATGTCTGAAATTAGTCCCAAGTGAATCCATGTAAGGACTAAGGTAAGGTAACCTCAATTCCTCGGCTGCAAATATCAAAACGACATGTCGTATCCCCCacaaaaacagaacaaaaaaaaACCTTTCTTGATCAAAGGATcttattcttctttcttttagatcTTACCAATGAAATCTATCACAAGACGACCGTCACAAGCTCTTCCAGCGGGCTTTCCAAAGAAGCTTTCGCCATTAGGTGGAAGAACCTCTGAAAGCGTGGCAGATATTGCTCCTGTGTCCGAGTTTGAGTCACCGAAGTTGTATAAAGCTGGGAACTTGCAACTCCGGCTGCCACCGCCACCGCATTTTACTGCCACCGATTGTCCCAACAAGCCCAAAACCAAAAGCCCAATTAGCCTGAGTAGCTTCACAGAAGGACTCATGGTGAGCTTGGCAAACTCAACAAGTTTAACTCTTTTTTGCTGTTACCTTTATCAGTGACTACAGTTACAGAGTACAGACTCACTAGCTTCGACAGTTGGACACTAATGAACTCGGACTGTCTACGTCTAAATTATACAAATATTAGTTTACATTATATGGAACATCTCACAAAATCTCTTTTCAATAATTTGTTGGGCGAAAACAATTTTAAACAGTTTGTTAGACGAGTCCATTTTGGGAAATTTTATGCACTATGCATCATAAAATAGTTAAATTTTTTAACATGTTATCATAAAAATTCTCTCACTAATGTGCCGAATCtctattttggacaaaaatactctCATCAGTTAAAAATGAGGGAACTTTAACAGTTTACATATTTCTCTCTTTCTCATCCATCATTTAGAGTCATTTTCACAACAACATAAATAACATTGTCGAATATACTGAAATCCGTGAAGAAATTGGATTGCTCGGATCTGAAAGTTTCATTTCAAGTGAAGAAACTGTCATACTTGgcgttttttaagagaaaaaaatcATGGGTAAGTATCATTTCATTCTATCTACTTGTGAATATGAAATGTCATGGTTATATATTAGATACGAACTGTCCTGGTGTTGAGTGTGGTattttttctgcatttttttatttgttcttcGGATATGGAAATATGTGGGTGCCATTCGAAATCGATGGTAAATCGATACTGAATCAATGGaatttcgatggtacatcgatggaaTGTCGATGCTGGAGCGAAcatctaatttagatgttattttcgATATAATATTGATGGTAtatcgatgttgaatcgatgccatatatgttaaTTTA
It encodes the following:
- the LOC133818147 gene encoding GDSL esterase/lipase At3g27950, with product MSPSVKLLRLIGLLVLGLLGQSVAVKCGGGGSRSCKFPALYNFGDSNSDTGAISATLSEVLPPNGESFFGKPAGRACDGRLVIDFIAEELRLPYLSPYMDSLGTNFRHGANFATGGSSIRKGGYSPFHLGVQIAQFMRFKSLSDRLTSNSSVSKGRLPRAEDFSKALYTFDIGQNDLAIGFQYSSEKQVQASIPDILGQLSQAIQQLYEEGARFFWVHNTGPIGCIPYNVIYYKSKAGNLDKNGCVKPQNAVAQEFNRQLKNMVLKLRTQLPLAVFTYVDVYSAKYVIVSRAKGLGFVGPMEFCCGSYYGYHIDCGKKAMVNGTLYGNPCKNPSKHISWDGIHYSQAANIQIANQILKGKLSDPLVPIGEACHYPKNNV